The Stutzerimonas stutzeri genomic interval TAAAGCACCGGATCATGTTGATGACTGATAACGTAAGTCCATCAACTAGCCAGGCTCCGCATCATGGTCACACAGTACGAAATTCATCCTTACGCCAAGCTGTTCCCGATGATGCAAGAAGATGAATACGTCACATTCCGCTCAGATATCAGCACCAATGGCTTGCGACATCCTATCGTTCTTTTCCAGGGCAAGATTCTTGACGGTCGTAATCGTTATAGGAGCTGCTGTGATCTCGATATTGAGCCAGCGACGGAGGAGTACACAGGCGACGACGCGTTAGGCTTCGTGCTGTCGTTAAACCTCTATCGTCGGCAACTGAGCGTTGCGCAGCGAGCATTGATCGCAGCAGAGGTTTCCTCCTTGAAGTCCGCAGATGAAGAGGCGAGCATTACGATTGAGGACGCAGCAACCATTATGGGCGTTAGCCCCAGATCCATATCTTCAGCTTGCAAGGTCGTTCGCCAGGGTGTGCCCGAGCTGCTAGACGCTGTGAAGTCTGGCGAAATCAGTATTTCAGCTGCAGAAAGAATCAGTGGACTGGAAGACCAGGAACAAAAAACACTTTGCAACGATGGACCCAAAGCCATATGCAAAGCTGCGAAGCAAATGCGAGAGAAGAGCAGGCCGGCCCCCAAGGCTGCAAGTAAACCCATAACTGCACCATCGCTAATTGATGCAGCTGAATCCAATCCTGCATCCCTCGATGCATCTACTTTTGATACAAACTCCGCATCAGACGATTTGCTTCAGCCAACGATGAAGTCTCCGTCCAGCACCGAGTTGCTATTTGCACTAGCGAAGGAAGCTATGGAGCAGGGCTATGAGGCCGAGACACTGGTGGGACAGATTCTGGATGAGGTAGAACAGGGATTGGATATGCAATTACTACTGTTTACCTCCGAGGCCATGAGTCTTCTATACCCCCGCCTTAAAGCTATGTCGTT includes:
- a CDS encoding ParB/RepB/Spo0J family partition protein gives rise to the protein MVTQYEIHPYAKLFPMMQEDEYVTFRSDISTNGLRHPIVLFQGKILDGRNRYRSCCDLDIEPATEEYTGDDALGFVLSLNLYRRQLSVAQRALIAAEVSSLKSADEEASITIEDAATIMGVSPRSISSACKVVRQGVPELLDAVKSGEISISAAERISGLEDQEQKTLCNDGPKAICKAAKQMREKSRPAPKAASKPITAPSLIDAAESNPASLDASTFDTNSASDDLLQPTMKSPSSTELLFALAKEAMEQGYEAETLVGQILDEVEQGLDMQLLLFTSEAMSLLYPRLKAMSFRR